The genomic window CGAAATGATATTCAAAAATAATTTAGAGTAAGAAAGGTAAAACTTAGGAAAGATTGAATAGAAGCTACCTTTGTAAAATTCCACCTTTGCTCTAAAGTATGCATTGTTAAGATTTGAATAACGCTTGAGGTCCTGCTTGCTATAGAGAGCTAAAAGTCGATAATTTGTTTTAATTTTGTAAAGAGGCTGGCCTATGAGGTTAAAGCTCGTCGTTACCTGGCTACTTTGGGCGTTATCGATATTTTCAGATTCTTTTAGTAACTCTTTTGGTAGAGCTGATACGTTGGTTCCAAGTGCCCTTGTGAGTGAGACGTGACCTGAATATCTCTTTCTATTGAGTGATTCTAAAATCTTCTGAGAACTTTTGGCATAAGGATTCTCTCCTGTTGGATCTTTTATACGTTGGAGATTTATCATCGCAAGTGTTGGTGCCCCAGATGAGATTTTATTGATAGCTATGTTGAACTCTGTTGTTTGCTTTAATTCCTCATCAGTTAATACTTCAGCATTTTTTTGTAGCTCATACAGTTCATAGAATGCGTCAAAGAACATGCCCATCTCTCCATAGAGACTACTTAGGCTCAAGCGACTTTTTGCAACTTTATACTTATTTTGAATGGCCAGTTTGTAATATTTTATAGCGCCATTAAAAGCACGTAATCTTTTTGAGAATGTTAATGTCGCAGCTTTATCTTTAAAGACAGCTTCATACTTATTTGCAGTAATTAAGATATACGATAAGTATTTTGGGCCTGTTTTTTCTGTTTTTACAAGTTGTGAATAAATATCTGCTGATTCAAGAGGAAGCTTGTTTTTTTCAAGAAGTAATGACCAATAAAATATCAATTTTGAATCAACCTCAGAAATTGCAAAAATATCTTTCATGATCAGGTAACCATCTTGAAAATGATTGGCCTGAAGAGCTAACTTTAGTTTTACATAGAGAAGTTCTAATTGTTGCTTTTTCTTATAGTCGAGCTTAGCGTTGAGATTTTCAAAATTCTCATCTGGTTCCTGCTGTAACAAAAATTTTCGCCAGAATTCTACAACTAATTTGGTTCCATCTTCGATGCTAATATTTGGTTTTTCTTTTAATTGAAGCACTGTTCCGACTTTGATTTCGTAGGGAGGTTTAATGCTATTCCACTTTGCAATCTTCTTCCACATTCCGGCATCTTTATAAAGTCGTAAAGCGATAATATGGAGAAAGTCACCATATTCAACTTTGTAAGTGTCCCCATGGGTCGTCGCTGTCTCTTTGGCAATTTTTTTGATTTCCTGAATTTCTTCTTGTTGAATACTATCTTGCCCTCTAAAAATTTCTTTTAGATTTCCATCCTCTGGTGCAGCGGCTCTGACCGAGTAATTCAGTAGGGTATAGACAATAATCATGAATTTCATTATATAAAAAGATAACATGATCAATAAAAAATAGGTACTTAAAAGCTCTTTGTTCAATCAACGAGCTTTATGTTATAAATGATTAGAAAATTATTCAAAGGTAGGAAATGGCAAAGCGATCAAATCATCGTTCAAAGGTGAAACCAAAGAGAAATGACGAAGATGATAATGAGTATCAATTAACTGATGATACTATTGCATTGAAGAAAATTCATTGGTTCCCAGGGCATATGAAGAAGGCCCTAGATAAGATTAAGACG from Bacteriovorax sp. Seq25_V includes these protein-coding regions:
- a CDS encoding LysM peptidoglycan-binding domain-containing protein; the protein is MIIVYTLLNYSVRAAAPEDGNLKEIFRGQDSIQQEEIQEIKKIAKETATTHGDTYKVEYGDFLHIIALRLYKDAGMWKKIAKWNSIKPPYEIKVGTVLQLKEKPNISIEDGTKLVVEFWRKFLLQQEPDENFENLNAKLDYKKKQQLELLYVKLKLALQANHFQDGYLIMKDIFAISEVDSKLIFYWSLLLEKNKLPLESADIYSQLVKTEKTGPKYLSYILITANKYEAVFKDKAATLTFSKRLRAFNGAIKYYKLAIQNKYKVAKSRLSLSSLYGEMGMFFDAFYELYELQKNAEVLTDEELKQTTEFNIAINKISSGAPTLAMINLQRIKDPTGENPYAKSSQKILESLNRKRYSGHVSLTRALGTNVSALPKELLKESENIDNAQSSQVTTSFNLIGQPLYKIKTNYRLLALYSKQDLKRYSNLNNAYFRAKVEFYKGSFYSIFPKFYLSYSKLFLNIISNESENFRSFSSGYTAGATLETALKYGTLKVTIPFTLSKEDIDSTNDSKTVDLNFLFKLWDINQYLAPSFELELGKENFNKKPENNETRLLLGVFNSMTLLKTSITPTIEYESLKSEIEKERSFKYSVSISKRISIFSKKINIKGSYEHEKRKRSNNNDLIEKKSYEFGLSYFF